The Pseudarthrobacter sulfonivorans genome includes a window with the following:
- a CDS encoding acyltransferase family protein, with amino-acid sequence MKERLVAPASGLLSGRQHALDGLRTIAVAGVFLFHTVTGFAPGGSIGVDVFFTLSGFVITLLIMKEYRSTGRLRVGVFYAKRLARLWPALLVLCAVVVMVGLIFPTSGWGGQAADAIPAAGYVMNLSNFGAFGSSTGGGALSPAWTLAVEEQFYLVWPVLLLVMLRFWKVRTVAWITAVLAAGFLVSRFFLVSGGASLARIYNGPDTRADELLLGCAVALVLSSISPGSRLQVSLQTGVRRFGPFAGLALVLAVFTFKEPTTPGAWFDIFWTVGPTALALLAGLAIGWLVLLPEGLVSKILGHRWLSRPGRDLSYGMYLWHLPVYILLIPLVPSLAVRVPLTAALTVLMAYGSFRFVERPIRRWASGRLEPAVLRPVPEPARKLELAGVSGK; translated from the coding sequence ATGAAGGAACGCCTGGTGGCGCCGGCATCCGGACTGCTGTCCGGGCGGCAGCACGCGCTCGATGGCCTGCGCACCATCGCGGTGGCCGGCGTTTTTCTCTTCCACACCGTCACCGGGTTCGCCCCCGGTGGATCCATTGGCGTGGACGTCTTCTTCACGCTCAGTGGTTTTGTCATCACGCTCCTGATCATGAAGGAGTACCGTTCCACGGGCCGGTTGCGCGTTGGAGTTTTCTACGCCAAACGGCTTGCCCGGCTCTGGCCTGCGCTGCTGGTTCTTTGTGCTGTGGTGGTTATGGTCGGCCTGATCTTTCCAACGTCGGGGTGGGGCGGCCAGGCAGCCGATGCCATTCCGGCCGCTGGCTACGTGATGAACCTGTCCAACTTCGGAGCCTTCGGTTCCTCGACCGGCGGCGGTGCGCTGAGCCCAGCCTGGACGCTCGCCGTCGAGGAGCAGTTCTACCTGGTCTGGCCAGTGCTCCTTCTGGTTATGCTGCGGTTCTGGAAGGTCCGTACGGTCGCCTGGATCACCGCGGTTCTGGCGGCGGGGTTCCTGGTTTCACGGTTCTTCCTGGTCTCCGGAGGGGCATCGCTGGCCCGGATTTACAACGGGCCGGATACACGGGCTGACGAGTTGCTGTTGGGGTGCGCCGTGGCTCTGGTGTTGTCGTCCATCAGCCCGGGCTCCCGGCTCCAAGTTTCCCTGCAGACCGGTGTGCGCCGGTTCGGTCCGTTCGCGGGGCTCGCCCTCGTGCTGGCCGTGTTCACGTTCAAAGAGCCGACCACGCCCGGGGCCTGGTTTGATATCTTCTGGACGGTCGGCCCGACTGCCTTGGCACTACTGGCCGGGCTGGCCATCGGGTGGCTTGTCCTGCTGCCAGAAGGCCTCGTCTCAAAGATCCTGGGCCACCGCTGGCTTTCCCGCCCGGGCCGGGACCTGTCCTATGGCATGTACCTCTGGCACTTGCCGGTCTATATCCTGCTGATTCCGCTGGTCCCGTCACTGGCCGTCCGCGTACCGCTGACGGCAGCCCTGACCGTGCTGATGGCTTACGGATCGTTCCGCTTTGTGGAGCGGCCCATCCGCCGCTGGGCCTCCGGAAGGCTGGAACCCGCCGTCCTCCGTCCCGTCCCGGAGCCCGCCCGGAAGCTGGAGCTTGCCGGGGTATCCGGGAAGTAA
- a CDS encoding WXG100 family type VII secretion target has product MAKKFETSGSNLLNVIRTLDHYINSTDAWRGPDAERFRSNWNERDRLAVTRSAEALTEGASALARNAEEQQEASAANGASSHGSVPGGSQTSMTASGAPGDSQGGAIDERAVIEMYHDLRQLKLGGLTISDEAVMVGKIIGGGFLEKAGYVVDAADLVDAVSHGEWGDAASVLTKTAGDTIKNFGPVGYLVGANISVWTDVVNEASKADWSEEARLQVVDYATQNPWDALDAVVEAEMNFLPNLVMDVWPAKLGLFSR; this is encoded by the coding sequence TTGGCGAAGAAGTTCGAAACGTCTGGTTCCAACTTGCTGAATGTCATCAGAACTTTGGACCATTACATCAACTCCACGGATGCTTGGCGGGGGCCTGACGCCGAACGTTTCCGCTCCAACTGGAACGAACGCGACAGGCTCGCGGTGACGCGTTCTGCCGAAGCTCTCACTGAAGGAGCATCAGCGCTGGCTCGGAATGCCGAGGAACAGCAAGAAGCCAGCGCAGCAAACGGCGCATCCTCACATGGTTCTGTTCCTGGTGGTAGCCAGACGTCGATGACCGCGTCCGGTGCGCCCGGCGATAGCCAAGGTGGCGCGATTGATGAGCGGGCCGTGATAGAGATGTACCACGATTTGAGGCAGCTAAAGCTTGGCGGCCTCACCATTTCCGATGAGGCGGTAATGGTCGGGAAAATCATAGGCGGTGGTTTCCTTGAGAAGGCCGGATATGTGGTGGACGCCGCCGATCTGGTCGATGCGGTCAGCCACGGCGAGTGGGGCGATGCGGCCAGTGTCCTCACCAAGACCGCCGGCGACACGATAAAGAACTTCGGTCCCGTCGGTTACCTTGTCGGCGCGAACATTTCCGTGTGGACTGATGTGGTCAACGAAGCCAGCAAGGCCGATTGGTCCGAGGAAGCAAGACTTCAAGTAGTGGACTACGCTACCCAAAACCCGTGGGATGCCTTAGATGCTGTAGTAGAAGCAGAAATGAATTTCCTCCCAAATCTCGTTATGGATGTTTGGCCCGCAAAATTAGGGTTGTTTAGCCGATGA
- a CDS encoding acyltransferase family protein, translated as MLLVSRFFLVSGGASLARLYNGPDTRADELLLGCAVALVFCSISPGSRLHVSLQTGVRRGGPFAGLALLLAVFLLKEPTTPGAWFDVFWTVGPTALALLAGLVIGWLVLLPDGLISKILGHRWLSRPGRDLSYGMYLWHLPVFILLIPLVPSLAVRVPLTAALSVLMAYGSFRFVERPIRRWAS; from the coding sequence GTGCTCCTGGTTTCACGGTTCTTCCTGGTCTCCGGCGGGGCATCACTGGCACGGCTGTACAACGGGCCGGATACACGGGCTGACGAGTTGCTGCTGGGGTGCGCCGTGGCACTCGTGTTCTGCTCCATCAGCCCGGGCTCGCGGCTCCATGTCTCGCTGCAGACCGGTGTGCGCCGCGGCGGCCCGTTCGCGGGGCTCGCCCTGCTGCTCGCCGTGTTCCTGCTCAAGGAGCCCACCACACCCGGAGCCTGGTTCGACGTCTTCTGGACCGTCGGCCCCACTGCCTTGGCACTGCTGGCCGGGCTGGTCATCGGCTGGCTTGTCCTGCTGCCGGACGGCCTCATCTCCAAGATCCTGGGCCACCGCTGGCTGTCCCGCCCCGGCCGGGACCTGTCCTACGGAATGTACCTCTGGCACCTGCCGGTCTTTATCCTGCTGATTCCCCTCGTCCCATCGCTCGCCGTCCGCGTACCACTGACGGCAGCCCTGTCCGTGCTGATGGCGTATGGGTCCTTCCGCTTTGTGGAGCGGCCCATCCGCCGCTGGGCCTCCTGA